A DNA window from Thiothrix subterranea contains the following coding sequences:
- the rpsN gene encoding 30S ribosomal protein S14, with product MAKKSMIARETRRTAAVAKFAAKRDELKAIISSPDSSFEAVMEANEKLQKLPRDSSPVRQMTRCRLTGRPHAVYRKFGLCRNKLREAAMRGDVPGLTKASW from the coding sequence ATGGCTAAGAAATCCATGATCGCTCGTGAAACACGCCGTACTGCTGCTGTCGCAAAATTCGCAGCTAAGCGTGATGAACTGAAAGCTATCATTAGCAGCCCTGACAGCTCGTTTGAAGCTGTGATGGAAGCTAACGAAAAATTGCAAAAGTTACCACGCGATAGCAGCCCGGTTCGTCAAATGACCCGTTGCCGTCTGACTGGTCGTCCACATGCTGTTTACCGCAAATTCGGTCTGTGCCGTAATAAATTGCGCGAAGCTGCCATGCGTGGCGATGTGCCCGGTTTGACCAAAGCAAGTTGGTAA
- the rplE gene encoding 50S ribosomal protein L5, with translation MSRLQQYYRDTVIKELMDKFGYSNVMEVPKLVKVSLNMGLGEAVGDKKIIEHATGDMSKIAGQKPVVTLSRKSVAGFKIRDGWPIGCMVTLRGEKMYEFIDRLVNISIPRIRDFRGLNARAFDGRGNYNMGIKEQIIFPEIEYDKIDVLRGMNITIATTAKNNEEGKALLEAFKFPFRQQ, from the coding sequence ATGTCGAGACTGCAACAGTATTACCGCGATACTGTCATCAAGGAATTGATGGACAAGTTCGGGTACAGCAATGTGATGGAAGTGCCGAAGCTGGTGAAAGTCAGCCTGAACATGGGTTTGGGTGAAGCTGTCGGTGATAAGAAGATTATTGAACATGCAACAGGCGATATGTCTAAAATCGCAGGTCAAAAACCTGTGGTGACATTAAGCCGTAAATCAGTGGCGGGTTTCAAAATCCGTGACGGTTGGCCAATTGGCTGTATGGTAACGCTTCGTGGCGAGAAAATGTACGAGTTCATTGACCGCCTCGTCAACATTTCCATCCCGCGTATCCGTGACTTTCGTGGTCTCAATGCCCGTGCCTTTGATGGTCGTGGCAACTACAATATGGGCATCAAAGAACAGATCATCTTTCCAGAGATCGAGTACGACAAAATTGATGTCCTGCGTGGTATGAACATTACGATTGCGACCACCGCAAAAAACAACGAAGAAGGGAAGGCGCTGCTCGAAGCGTTCAAATTCCCTTTCCGTCAGCAGTAA
- the rplX gene encoding 50S ribosomal protein L24 — translation MRKIRSNDEVVVITGKDKGRRGKIMQVLVDEGKVLVQGINRVKKHVKPNPNAGVQGGIIEKEMPMDTSNVMLVNPATGKGDRVGFKLLDDGKKIRVFKSNGERVDA, via the coding sequence ATGCGTAAAATTCGCAGTAATGACGAAGTAGTTGTCATCACCGGCAAAGATAAAGGCCGTCGCGGCAAGATCATGCAGGTGTTGGTAGACGAAGGTAAGGTTTTGGTTCAAGGTATTAACCGTGTTAAGAAACACGTTAAACCTAACCCAAATGCAGGTGTTCAAGGCGGCATTATTGAAAAAGAAATGCCGATGGATACTTCAAATGTGATGCTGGTCAATCCTGCCACTGGCAAGGGTGACCGCGTTGGATTCAAGCTCCTGGACGATGGTAAGAAAATCCGTGTCTTTAAGTCCAATGGTGAGCGCGTAGACGCTTAA
- the rplN gene encoding 50S ribosomal protein L14, with protein sequence MIQMQSILQVADNSGAKRVMCIKVLGGSHRRYAGIGDIIKVSIKDAIPRGKVKKGDVYNAVIVRTAHGVRRNDGSKIRFDGNAAVLLNNKLDPIGTRIFGPVTRELRGEKFMKIISLAPEVL encoded by the coding sequence ATGATCCAGATGCAATCCATTCTGCAAGTTGCAGATAACAGTGGTGCCAAACGAGTTATGTGCATCAAAGTTCTGGGCGGTTCTCATCGTCGTTATGCAGGCATTGGTGACATCATCAAAGTCAGCATCAAAGATGCGATTCCGCGCGGTAAAGTTAAGAAAGGCGACGTTTACAACGCTGTCATCGTGCGTACTGCTCACGGTGTGCGTCGTAATGACGGCTCTAAGATTCGTTTTGATGGTAATGCCGCAGTCCTGCTGAACAATAAGCTTGACCCGATCGGCACTCGTATTTTTGGGCCTGTCACTCGCGAATTGCGTGGTGAAAAGTTCATGAAGATTATTTCTCTAGCACCTGAAGTGCTGTAA
- the rpsQ gene encoding 30S ribosomal protein S17 — protein sequence MTVSEEAKVERSLMGRVVSNKMDKSIVVLMERQVKHPMYGKFIKRSKKYHVHDENNECREGDTVMFKECRPLSKTKHWTLIKVVERAPGQA from the coding sequence ATGACTGTTAGCGAAGAAGCAAAAGTTGAACGCAGCCTGATGGGTCGTGTAGTCAGTAACAAGATGGACAAGTCAATCGTGGTGCTGATGGAACGTCAAGTAAAGCACCCAATGTATGGTAAGTTCATTAAGCGTTCTAAAAAATACCATGTTCACGACGAAAACAATGAATGTCGTGAAGGTGATACCGTAATGTTCAAGGAATGCCGTCCTTTGTCGAAGACAAAGCACTGGACCTTGATCAAAGTTGTTGAACGCGCCCCAGGCCAAGCATAA
- the rpmC gene encoding 50S ribosomal protein L29, with product MNAAELKQKSATELKTELVENLKEQFKLRMQKAAGQLSRPSEVKRVRRQIARIKTVLAQKQVAGE from the coding sequence ATGAACGCAGCAGAACTTAAGCAAAAATCAGCTACTGAGCTTAAAACTGAGCTGGTAGAAAACCTGAAGGAGCAGTTTAAGCTGCGTATGCAAAAAGCCGCTGGCCAGTTATCACGTCCTTCCGAAGTGAAGCGTGTGCGTCGTCAGATTGCCCGTATCAAGACAGTGCTTGCACAAAAGCAAGTGGCAGGTGAATAA
- the rplP gene encoding 50S ribosomal protein L16: MLQPKRTKFRKQMKGRNRGLALAGSKVSFGDFGLKTVERGRLTARQIESARRAINRYVRRGGKIWIRVFPDKPISKKPLEVRQGKGKGNVEYWVALVQPGKVLYEIEGVAEEIAREAFRLASAKLPVKTTFVSRQVM; encoded by the coding sequence ATGTTACAACCCAAGAGAACCAAATTCCGCAAACAGATGAAAGGTCGCAATCGCGGCTTGGCATTGGCGGGCAGCAAAGTCAGCTTCGGCGACTTCGGGCTGAAAACGGTAGAGCGCGGTCGTTTGACAGCGCGTCAAATTGAATCGGCACGTCGTGCTATTAACCGTTATGTGCGTCGTGGCGGTAAAATCTGGATTCGCGTGTTCCCGGACAAGCCAATCAGCAAAAAGCCGTTGGAAGTTCGCCAAGGTAAAGGTAAAGGGAACGTTGAATACTGGGTAGCATTGGTTCAGCCCGGCAAGGTTCTCTATGAAATTGAAGGTGTGGCAGAAGAAATTGCACGCGAGGCTTTCCGCCTTGCTTCTGCAAAACTGCCGGTTAAGACTACATTTGTTTCCCGTCAGGTGATGTGA
- the rpsC gene encoding 30S ribosomal protein S3: MGQKVHPTGIRLGIATDWRSKWYAEGKDYADFLFKDLEVRTFLKKKLKEASVSRIQIERPAKSAFITIHTARPGVVIGKKGEDIEKLRAETAAKLGLHVNNVKLNIEEIRKPELDSQLVAESIASQLERRIMFRRAAKRAVANAMRLGALGIKVCVAGRLNGAEIARTEFFREGRVPLHTLRADIDYATAEALTTYGIIGVKVWIYKGEVFDLEQKQQSSQSQGQNQGQGRKKK, translated from the coding sequence ATGGGTCAGAAAGTACATCCAACCGGTATCCGTCTTGGTATCGCCACCGACTGGCGCTCTAAGTGGTACGCTGAAGGCAAGGACTATGCCGACTTCCTGTTTAAAGATTTGGAAGTGCGCACATTCTTGAAAAAGAAGCTGAAAGAAGCTTCGGTTAGCCGCATTCAAATTGAGCGTCCTGCAAAGTCTGCGTTTATTACCATCCACACGGCGCGTCCGGGTGTAGTGATTGGTAAGAAAGGCGAGGATATTGAGAAGCTGCGTGCAGAAACGGCTGCAAAGCTGGGCTTACACGTCAATAACGTGAAGCTAAATATCGAAGAAATTCGTAAGCCTGAATTGGATTCTCAATTGGTTGCCGAAAGCATTGCCAGCCAGCTTGAGCGTCGTATTATGTTCCGCCGCGCTGCGAAGCGTGCGGTTGCGAATGCGATGCGCTTAGGTGCGTTAGGTATCAAAGTTTGTGTGGCAGGTCGTTTGAATGGTGCAGAGATTGCGCGGACTGAATTTTTCCGCGAAGGTCGCGTGCCGCTTCATACACTGCGTGCTGACATCGACTATGCAACTGCCGAAGCTCTCACCACCTATGGTATCATCGGTGTGAAAGTTTGGATCTACAAGGGCGAAGTCTTCGACCTGGAACAGAAACAGCAATCTAGCCAAAGCCAAGGTCAAAACCAAGGTCAAGGCAGAAAGAAGAAGTGA
- the rplV gene encoding 50S ribosomal protein L22, translating to MEVAAKLRFARISPQKCRLVADQIRGLPVDKALNILAFSPKKGAAMLKKVLESAIANAEHNDGADVDELCIKSVFVDQGPTMKRIMPRAKGRANRILKRTSHITVAVGEK from the coding sequence ATGGAAGTTGCAGCAAAATTGCGTTTCGCACGCATTTCACCTCAGAAGTGCCGACTAGTCGCTGATCAGATTCGTGGACTGCCTGTCGATAAGGCGTTGAATATTCTGGCATTTAGCCCGAAAAAAGGCGCTGCGATGTTGAAGAAGGTTCTGGAGTCTGCGATTGCTAACGCTGAACACAATGACGGTGCCGACGTGGACGAATTGTGCATTAAAAGCGTATTCGTTGATCAGGGTCCAACCATGAAGCGTATCATGCCGCGTGCTAAAGGTCGTGCTAACCGCATCCTGAAGCGCACCAGTCACATTACCGTCGCTGTAGGCGAGAAGTAA
- the rpsS gene encoding 30S ribosomal protein S19: MPRSLKKGPFVDHHLMKKIETAKAANDRRPIKTWSRRSMILPEFIGLTVAVHNGKQHIPVLVNENMVGHKLGEFALTRSYRGHVADKKSK; encoded by the coding sequence GTGCCACGTTCACTAAAAAAAGGTCCTTTCGTTGACCATCACCTGATGAAGAAGATTGAAACTGCTAAAGCGGCTAACGATCGTCGTCCAATCAAAACATGGTCACGCCGTTCTATGATCCTGCCTGAATTTATTGGCTTGACTGTAGCGGTGCATAACGGCAAGCAACATATTCCGGTGTTGGTCAATGAAAACATGGTAGGTCACAAGTTGGGTGAGTTTGCACTGACCCGTTCTTATCGTGGTCACGTCGCCGACAAAAAGTCGAAGTAA
- the rplB gene encoding 50S ribosomal protein L2, with the protein MAVVKAKPTSPGRRFQVKVVNKELHKGAPCKSLLENKRKSGGRNNTGRITVRHVGGGHRQHYRLVDFKRRKDDIPARVEHLEYDPNRSANIALLLYADGERRYIIAPKGLSAGAEVVSGVHAPIAPGNCLPMRNIPVGSVIHCIEMKVGKGAQLARSAGTSAQLVAREGAYATIRLRSGEMRKVPIDCRATVGEVGNSEHGLIKLGKAGAKRWRGVRPTVRGVVMNPVDHPHGGGEGRTSGGRHPVTPWGVPTKGYKTRSNKRTDNMIVRRRNKK; encoded by the coding sequence ATGGCAGTCGTTAAGGCAAAACCAACCTCCCCAGGGCGTCGCTTCCAGGTCAAGGTTGTTAACAAAGAATTACACAAGGGTGCACCTTGTAAGAGTTTGTTGGAAAACAAGCGTAAGAGCGGTGGTCGTAATAACACCGGTCGGATTACAGTGCGTCATGTGGGTGGTGGTCATCGCCAGCATTATCGTCTCGTGGATTTCAAGCGTCGCAAGGATGATATTCCAGCACGTGTTGAGCATCTGGAGTACGATCCAAACCGCAGCGCCAATATTGCATTGTTATTGTATGCAGACGGTGAACGTCGCTACATCATTGCACCGAAAGGCTTGAGTGCAGGTGCGGAGGTAGTGTCTGGTGTTCATGCGCCAATCGCTCCCGGTAATTGCTTGCCAATGCGTAATATCCCTGTGGGTAGCGTGATTCACTGCATCGAAATGAAGGTTGGTAAAGGTGCTCAGTTAGCACGTAGTGCTGGTACTTCTGCTCAGTTGGTGGCGCGTGAAGGTGCTTATGCTACCATTCGTCTGCGTTCGGGTGAGATGCGCAAAGTTCCGATTGACTGCCGCGCAACGGTGGGTGAGGTCGGTAACTCCGAACATGGTCTGATTAAACTGGGTAAAGCGGGCGCGAAGCGCTGGCGTGGTGTTCGTCCTACCGTTCGCGGTGTGGTCATGAACCCAGTAGACCATCCACACGGTGGTGGTGAAGGTCGTACCTCTGGTGGTCGTCACCCTGTTACTCCTTGGGGTGTTCCAACCAAGGGTTACAAGACTCGTAGCAACAAACGCACTGACAATATGATTGTCCGTCGCCGGAACAAGAAGTAA
- the rplW gene encoding 50S ribosomal protein L23, with protein MSVERLYHVLVAPRVTEKTVRATEKANQYVFKVAKTATKQEIKDAVETLFEVKVDKVRTINMKGKQKNFGRRGGQRNDWKKAYISLSEGFSLDAAAE; from the coding sequence ATGAGTGTAGAACGTCTCTATCATGTTTTGGTTGCGCCGCGTGTGACAGAAAAAACTGTCCGTGCTACTGAAAAAGCAAACCAGTACGTGTTTAAGGTTGCTAAAACAGCAACTAAACAAGAAATCAAGGATGCTGTCGAGACTTTATTTGAAGTCAAAGTTGATAAGGTTCGCACCATCAACATGAAAGGCAAGCAGAAGAACTTCGGACGTCGTGGCGGTCAGCGCAACGACTGGAAAAAGGCTTATATTAGCCTGTCTGAAGGTTTCTCTCTGGATGCGGCAGCGGAATAA
- the rplD gene encoding 50S ribosomal protein L4 — protein MELQIANGGSVAVSDEIFAREFNEGLVHQAVVAYMAAGRAGTKAQKTRSDVSGGGCKPFKQKGTGRARAGSIRSPLWRTGGKSFAARPRDFTQKLNKKMYRAAMRAIFSELLRQDRFLVVDSFNIEEPKTKLMLAKLKEYGSNDVLLVSDVDDVNVLLSARNIPYCEVTTVAGLNPVSLVGHQKVVVTTGAVSKIQEWLA, from the coding sequence ATGGAATTACAGATTGCAAATGGTGGCTCGGTCGCGGTAAGCGATGAGATTTTTGCACGTGAATTTAACGAAGGTCTGGTGCATCAGGCGGTCGTTGCTTATATGGCAGCAGGTCGTGCTGGTACTAAAGCACAAAAGACTCGTTCTGATGTAAGCGGTGGTGGCTGCAAGCCATTCAAGCAGAAAGGTACTGGTCGTGCGCGTGCAGGTAGTATTCGTAGCCCATTGTGGCGTACAGGTGGTAAGTCTTTTGCAGCACGTCCTCGCGACTTCACGCAGAAGCTGAATAAGAAAATGTACCGCGCAGCGATGCGGGCAATTTTCTCTGAATTGTTGCGTCAAGACCGTTTCTTGGTAGTGGATTCTTTCAACATCGAAGAGCCGAAGACTAAGTTAATGTTGGCAAAGTTGAAAGAGTATGGCTCTAACGACGTGCTGCTGGTCTCGGATGTTGATGATGTTAATGTATTGCTGTCTGCTCGCAATATTCCTTACTGTGAAGTTACCACGGTTGCTGGTTTGAATCCGGTTAGCTTGGTAGGTCATCAGAAAGTAGTAGTAACGACCGGTGCAGTGAGCAAAATTCAGGAGTGGCTGGCATGA
- the rplC gene encoding 50S ribosomal protein L3, with product MAIGLLGRKVGMTRIYGEDGGSTPVTVLEIAANRVSQVKTVETDGYNAIQLSTGEKKSSRVSKSEAGHFAKASVPAGTCVRESRIDDASGYELGAELAVSMFEAGQMVDVTGVSKGKGFAGVLKRHHFAGQDRTHGNSLSHRVPGSIGQNQTPGRVFPGKKMAGHMGAVQRTAQNLQVVRVDAERNLLLVKGAVPGATNGDVVVKLSVKA from the coding sequence ATGGCTATCGGTCTGCTGGGTCGCAAAGTAGGTATGACCCGGATATACGGTGAAGATGGAGGTTCAACCCCCGTCACTGTGCTTGAGATTGCGGCAAACCGCGTGTCACAAGTCAAGACGGTAGAAACAGATGGTTACAATGCCATCCAGTTATCTACAGGTGAGAAAAAATCTTCCCGCGTTTCCAAATCGGAAGCTGGTCATTTTGCCAAGGCGAGTGTGCCTGCTGGTACTTGTGTTCGTGAGTCACGCATTGATGATGCGTCAGGTTACGAGCTGGGTGCTGAGCTGGCAGTCAGCATGTTTGAGGCAGGTCAAATGGTTGATGTGACTGGCGTTAGCAAGGGTAAAGGCTTTGCTGGTGTTTTGAAGCGTCACCATTTTGCTGGTCAAGACCGCACGCATGGTAACTCTTTGTCGCACCGAGTTCCGGGTTCCATTGGTCAGAACCAAACGCCAGGCCGGGTATTCCCAGGCAAAAAAATGGCTGGTCATATGGGTGCTGTACAGCGTACTGCCCAGAATCTGCAAGTGGTACGTGTAGACGCTGAGCGCAATCTGTTGTTGGTTAAGGGTGCTGTTCCAGGCGCTACTAACGGCGACGTGGTTGTCAAGCTGTCGGTCAAGGCATAA
- the rpsJ gene encoding 30S ribosomal protein S10, translating to MSDQRIRIRLKAFDHRLIDRSATEIVETAKRTGARVKGPIPLPTRIERYTILVSPHVDKDARDQYEIRTYKRLMDIIDPTDKTVDALMKLDLAAGVDVQIKLN from the coding sequence ATGTCTGATCAAAGAATCCGTATTCGCCTGAAAGCATTCGATCATCGCTTAATTGATCGTTCTGCGACTGAGATCGTTGAAACAGCTAAGCGGACGGGTGCGCGTGTCAAAGGGCCAATTCCTTTGCCTACACGTATCGAGCGTTACACCATTCTGGTTTCCCCGCACGTCGATAAAGATGCGCGTGACCAGTATGAGATCCGTACTTACAAGCGTCTGATGGATATTATTGATCCGACTGACAAGACTGTTGATGCTCTGATGAAGCTGGATTTGGCTGCGGGCGTTGATGTACAAATCAAGCTTAACTGA
- the fusA gene encoding elongation factor G produces MARSTPIEQYRNIGIMAHIDAGKTTATERILFYTGVSHKIGEVHDGAATMDWMEQERERGITITSAATTCFWSGMDKQFPLHRINIIDTPGHVDFTIEVERSLRVLDGAMFVLCAVGGVQPQSETVWRQANKYHVPRMAFVNKMDRSGANFLRVYEQLKAKLNANPVPLQLPIGAEEDFAGVVDLIRMKAIMWNDADKGVTYEAVDIPADMVASCQEWREKMVEAAAEADDILMDKYLEEGDLSTEEIIAGLRKRTINLEIIPMTCGSAFKNKGVQAALDKIVELMPSPLDVPAIRGHLDDKAETEAERHASDDEPFAALAFKIATDPFVGTLTFFRVYSGVLTSQSAVYNPVKGKRERIGRLVQMHSNAREDIDEVRAGDIAAAVGLKDVTTGDTLCDMNRVITLEKMDFPEPVIAVAVEPKSKADQERMGIALSKLAQEDPSFRVRTDEETGQTIIAGMGELHLEIIVDRMLREFKVNCNVGAPQVAYRETIRKTVEVEGKFVRQSGGRGQYGHVWLRLEPLGEAEGYKFENALVGGVVPKEFVPAVDKGVQEQMGNGVLVGFPLVDMKVTLFDGSYHDVDSSEMAFKIAGSIALRQGVMDAAPALLEPVMKVEVTTPDEYMGDVIGDLNRRRGVIQGMDEESGSLVVRAEVPLGEMFGYATDLRSATQGRAAYSMEFVRYADAPAAVTQAVIKKVKGE; encoded by the coding sequence GTGGCACGTAGCACCCCTATTGAGCAGTACCGTAATATCGGCATCATGGCACACATTGATGCGGGTAAGACTACTGCTACCGAGCGCATCCTGTTTTACACGGGTGTGTCTCATAAGATAGGGGAGGTGCATGATGGCGCTGCAACCATGGACTGGATGGAGCAGGAGCGTGAGCGTGGTATTACGATTACCTCCGCTGCTACCACTTGTTTCTGGTCAGGTATGGATAAGCAGTTTCCGCTGCATCGTATCAATATCATCGACACGCCGGGGCACGTGGACTTCACCATTGAAGTAGAGCGTTCGCTGCGAGTGTTAGATGGTGCGATGTTTGTGTTGTGCGCCGTCGGTGGAGTGCAGCCGCAATCGGAAACAGTGTGGCGGCAGGCAAACAAGTATCATGTGCCGCGCATGGCTTTCGTCAATAAGATGGATCGTTCCGGTGCAAACTTCCTGCGCGTTTACGAGCAGTTGAAGGCTAAACTGAACGCTAATCCGGTGCCGTTGCAACTGCCGATCGGAGCAGAAGAAGATTTTGCCGGTGTCGTTGATCTGATTCGCATGAAAGCGATCATGTGGAATGATGCTGACAAGGGTGTTACTTACGAAGCTGTTGATATTCCAGCAGATATGGTGGCTTCTTGTCAGGAATGGCGTGAGAAGATGGTAGAGGCTGCTGCCGAAGCCGATGATATTTTGATGGATAAGTACCTTGAAGAAGGCGATTTGTCCACTGAGGAGATTATAGCTGGTTTGCGTAAGCGTACCATTAATCTTGAAATTATCCCGATGACCTGTGGCTCGGCTTTCAAGAATAAGGGCGTGCAAGCAGCACTTGATAAGATTGTTGAGTTGATGCCTTCACCCTTGGATGTGCCTGCAATCAGGGGACACTTGGATGATAAGGCAGAAACCGAGGCGGAGCGTCATGCGAGTGATGACGAGCCGTTTGCTGCATTGGCTTTCAAGATTGCGACTGACCCCTTTGTGGGGACATTGACGTTTTTCCGGGTATATTCTGGCGTGTTGACATCACAAAGTGCTGTCTACAATCCTGTCAAAGGTAAGCGCGAGCGTATTGGACGTTTGGTGCAAATGCATTCGAATGCGCGTGAGGACATTGATGAAGTACGTGCTGGTGATATTGCGGCGGCTGTCGGTCTGAAAGACGTGACAACGGGTGACACGCTGTGCGATATGAATCGTGTCATTACCTTAGAGAAAATGGATTTTCCTGAGCCGGTTATTGCTGTCGCGGTTGAGCCAAAGTCTAAGGCTGATCAAGAACGCATGGGGATTGCGCTGAGTAAACTCGCGCAGGAAGACCCCTCGTTTCGGGTGCGCACTGACGAAGAAACCGGGCAAACCATTATCGCTGGTATGGGCGAATTGCACCTGGAAATCATCGTCGACCGTATGCTGCGTGAGTTCAAAGTTAACTGCAACGTGGGCGCACCACAAGTGGCTTACCGTGAAACTATCCGCAAAACGGTTGAAGTTGAAGGTAAATTTGTGCGTCAGTCTGGTGGGCGCGGGCAGTATGGTCATGTTTGGCTGCGGCTTGAGCCACTAGGTGAAGCAGAAGGCTACAAATTTGAAAATGCCTTGGTAGGTGGTGTGGTGCCGAAAGAATTCGTGCCAGCCGTCGACAAGGGTGTACAAGAACAAATGGGTAACGGCGTATTGGTCGGTTTCCCACTGGTTGACATGAAAGTAACCTTGTTTGATGGGTCTTATCATGATGTCGATTCCAGTGAAATGGCATTTAAAATTGCAGGCTCTATAGCACTCCGTCAGGGAGTCATGGACGCAGCACCGGCTCTGTTAGAGCCAGTGATGAAGGTTGAAGTGACTACGCCTGATGAGTATATGGGTGATGTTATCGGTGATCTGAACCGCCGTCGTGGTGTCATTCAGGGCATGGATGAAGAAAGCGGCAGTTTGGTGGTGCGGGCAGAAGTACCATTGGGTGAAATGTTTGGTTATGCAACTGATCTGCGTTCCGCTACCCAAGGTCGCGCTGCTTACAGCATGGAGTTTGTGCGCTATGCAGACGCACCTGCTGCCGTGACTCAGGCGGTGATAAAAAAAGTGAAAGGTGAGTAA
- the rpsG gene encoding 30S ribosomal protein S7, producing MPRRREVPKRIVLPDPKFGSQLLTKFMNAIMQDGKKSAAEKIIYGALSEISGKKGGDGIEVLEYALDNVRPAVEVKSRRVGGATYQVPVEVRPSRQNALAMRWLIDAARKRGEKSMARKLAGELMDASEKRGTAVKKREDVHRMAEANKAFAHFRW from the coding sequence ATGCCTAGAAGAAGAGAAGTCCCCAAGCGCATCGTGCTGCCCGATCCTAAGTTCGGAAGCCAGTTGCTGACTAAGTTCATGAATGCCATTATGCAAGATGGTAAAAAGTCTGCTGCCGAAAAAATTATTTACGGTGCATTGTCTGAAATTTCAGGCAAGAAAGGCGGTGACGGTATTGAAGTGCTGGAATACGCACTGGATAACGTCCGTCCTGCGGTAGAAGTTAAATCCCGCCGTGTCGGTGGCGCCACTTACCAAGTGCCGGTTGAAGTACGTCCTTCACGTCAAAATGCGCTCGCTATGCGTTGGTTGATTGATGCGGCTCGCAAGCGTGGTGAGAAATCCATGGCGCGTAAGCTGGCAGGTGAATTGATGGATGCTTCTGAGAAGCGTGGTACTGCTGTGAAGAAGCGTGAAGACGTGCATCGCATGGCAGAGGCTAACAAAGCCTTCGCACACTTCCGCTGGTAA
- the rpsL gene encoding 30S ribosomal protein S12: protein MATVNQLVRKPRQSKVEKSKVPALEACPQRRGVCTRVYTTTPKKPNSAMRKVARVRLTNGFEVTSYIGGEGHNLQEHSVVLIRGGRVKDLPGVRYHTVRGSLDTQGVKNRKQARSKYGTKRPKK from the coding sequence ATGGCAACAGTAAACCAATTGGTGCGTAAACCGCGCCAAAGCAAAGTAGAGAAAAGCAAGGTGCCAGCGCTAGAGGCTTGTCCGCAGCGCCGTGGTGTTTGCACCCGTGTTTATACAACCACGCCTAAAAAGCCGAACTCCGCTATGCGTAAGGTTGCTCGTGTGCGTCTGACCAATGGTTTTGAAGTCACCAGTTATATCGGTGGTGAAGGCCATAATCTCCAGGAACACTCGGTTGTACTGATTCGCGGCGGTCGTGTAAAAGACCTTCCGGGTGTTCGTTACCATACCGTTCGTGGTAGTTTGGATACACAGGGTGTTAAAAACCGTAAACAGGCTCGTTCCAAGTACGGCACGAAGCGTCCTAAGAAGTAA